A stretch of the Ictidomys tridecemlineatus isolate mIctTri1 chromosome 5, mIctTri1.hap1, whole genome shotgun sequence genome encodes the following:
- the Nynrin gene encoding protein NYNRIN: MLLSGGDPPTQEWFMVQAKSKPRVQRQRLQVQRIFRVKLNAFQSRPDTPYFWLQLEGPRENTGKAKEYLKGLCSPELWKEVRYPPLLHCAFLGAQGLFLDCLCWSTLAYLVPGPPGSLMVGGLTESFTMTQNWLEELVARLRWGPAPLLTPRGIWEAEVTRAFGALVWIRGDQYAGDLLQLPPAVQELLLSLVRDAAGKEDIIEWLSHFGISNTHSNQEVLICPPQQKKEGLAMVSMGESPGSFLEMGTLQKGGLESPKRLTSLGATGSLIPTQSTQQETANQLVRVGSSNQGGKDRAQEEGPLQASSSQDSSNHSQTLLQQRQVQRVEDKLPFQAPVSALGVCPSWKAWAPGPAFGPLWPGAIAATFWRINELHSLHLAWLLSQAGFNFPFWQRPLGPIQLKLPGQNPLPLNLEWKQKELTPLPSAESPACRPDGELGGETALRNFPRPETSPKITSLLVVPAGSAVKDKLSPGLPQIGPPLTSVPQLQARGEPGDQGSMPLDCKGLEKGPSPARPSEQGMLTEQEVPTAQGGPMAQGHLTAQLVSEVQTVPETLKVPLGAAVRKAENPPIIQGLPAAPKVPTAPVMPAAHTEPAAPKVPSGPTKPAVSVMPTTGKAAMDQPVTESALTAQVLSATPKTPTAQKMPAMKTSPVGPQTPKAQARPVPKSGSTASKAPAAPKTPVIPKAPATSKASRASKTPAPQKVPTDAGPTLDVAKLLSEVHPSSRSSTSSPKGQAAGRQGPQPNSTLSLSSKHPFLMEGILGAWEDTPRQPSRHQQASHTVTSFQRYHEALNTPFELNLSGEPGNQELRRVVIDGSSVAMVHGLQHFFSCRGIAMAVQYFWNRGHREVTVFVPTWQLKKNRRVRESHFLTKLHSLKMLSITPSQLENGKKITTYDYRFMVKLAEETDGIIVTNEQIHILMNNSKKLMVKNRLLPFTFAGNLFMVPDDPLGRDGPTLDEFLKKPNRLDTDIGNFLKVWKTLPPSSARISELSDDADAGPLQEPQSVEEVREEKEEQQEEEPREEQGWPKLEEEGDDLDSSLASVFRAECPSLSEEILRCLSLHDPPDGALDIDLLPGVASPYLGIPWDGGAPCQQVLTQLAQLSIPSNFTALSFFVGFMDSHRDAIPDYEALMGPLHSLLRQKPDWQWDREHEKAFLALKRALVSALCLTAPNSQLPFRLEVMVSQVALTAILHQEHSGRKHPIAYTSKPLLPDEESEGPQSGGDSPYAVAWALKHFSRCIGDTPVVLDLCYASRTTADPEAREGRRVSKAWLIRWSLLVQDKGKRALELTLLQGLLRENRLLMPASSMPRFFQVLPPFSDLSTFVCIHMSGYCFYREDEWCAGFGLYVLSPTSAPVSLSFSCSPYTPTYAHLAAVACGLERFGQSQLPVVFLTHCNWIFSLLWELLPLWRARGFLSSDGAQLPHPSLLSYIISLTSGLSSLPFIYRTSYRGSLFAVTVDTLAKQGAQGAGQWWNLPKDVPVPVVTPHTMGKKPNLLALQLSDSTLADIIAKLQAGQKLSGSSPFSSAFNSLSLDKETGLLMFKGDKKPRVWVVPTQLRRDLIFSVHDIPMGAHQRPEETYKKLRLLGWWPGMQEHVRDYCRSCLFCIPRNLVGSELKVIESPWPLRSTAPWSNLQIEVVGPVTVSEEGHKHVLIVADPNTRWVEAFPLRPYTHVAVAQVLLQHVFARWGVPVRLEAAQGPQFARHVLVSCGLALGAQVTTLSRDLQFPCLASSEVYWEFKRALKEFIFLHGKKWAASLPLLHLAFRTSSSEATPFQVLTGGEVRVSEPLWWEMSSANIEGLKMDIFLLQLIRELLDLHCRVAEKASEKADNRRFKRESQEKEWNVGDQVLLLSLPRNGSSAKWVGPFYIGDRLSLSLYRVWGFPTPEKLGCIYPSSLMKAFAKNGTPLSFKVLEQ, from the exons GAGTACCTGAAGGGCCTGTGCAGCCCAGAGCTGTGGAAGGAGGTCCGCTACCCGCCGCTGCTGCACTGCGCCTTCCTGGGGGCCCAGGGCCTCTTCCTGGACTGCCTCTGCTGGAGCACCCTGGCCTACCTGGTGCCCGGTCCCCCTGGCTCCCTGATGGTGGGCGGGCTGACCGAGTCTTTCACCATGACCCAGAATTGGCTGGAGGAGCTGGTGGCACGGCTGCGCTGGGGCCCTGCCCCTCTGCTGACTCCCCGTGGTATCTGGGAGGCTGAAGTGACCCGGGCCTTTGGGGCCCTGGTTTGGATCCGTGGTGACCAGTATGCGGGGGACCTCCTTCAGCTGCCTCCAGCAGTCCAGGAGCTGCTGCTGAGCCTGGTACGGGATGCCGCAGGGAAGGAGGACATCATTGAGTGGCTCAGCCACTTTGGCATCTCCAACACCCACTCCAACCAGGAGGTGCTGATTTGCCCTCCTCAGCAAAAGAAGGAAGGCCTGGCCATGGTGTCCATGGGAGAGAGTCCTGGGTCCTTTCTGGAGATGGGTACCCTGCAGAAAGGGGGCCTGGAAAGTCCAAAGAGATTAACCAGCCTAGGAGCCACTGGGTCCCTGATCCCAACCCAGAGCACACAACAGGAGACAGCAAACCAGCTGGTACG GGTCGGTTCCAGCAACCAAGGTGGTAAGGACCGTGCTCAAGAGGAGGGGCCATTGCAAGCCAGCAGCAGCCAAGACTCTTCGAACCACTCACAAACCTTGTTACAGCAAAGACAGGTCCAGAGGGTAGAAGATAAACTCCCCTTCCAGGCTCCTGTGTCAGCCCTGGGAGTGTGTCCATCCTGGAAGGCCTGGGCCCCAGGGCCAGCCTTTGGTCCCTTGTGGCCTGGGGCTATTGCTGCAACCTTCTGGAGGATCAATGAACTGCATTCTCTCCACCTGGCTTGGCTCCTGTCCCAGGCGGGCTTCAATTTCCCTTTCTGGCAGAGGCCACTGGGCCCCATTCAGCTGAAATTGCCAGGGCAGAATCCTTTGCCCTTAAATCTGGAGTGGAAGCAGAAGGAGCTGACTCCTCTGCCCAGTGCAGAAAGCCCAGCTTGTAGACCggatggggagctgggaggagagaCAGCCCTACGGAATTTCCCAAGGCCAGAGACCTCCCCTAAAATCACAAGTTTATTGGTGGTCCCAGCAGGCTCTGCTGTAAAGGACAAACTTAGTCCAGGACTTCCACAGATAGGGCCACCTTTGACCTCTGTACCCCAACTACAAGCTAGAGGTGAGCCTGGGGATCAAGGAAGTATGCCGTTGGATTGTAAGGGCCTAGAAAAGGGGCCCTCTCCAGCACGACCCTCAGAGCAAGGGATGCTCACAGAGCAAGAGGTGCCCACAGCTCAAGGGGGGCCCATGGCTCAAGGTCATCTGACAGCCCAGCTAGTATCTGAAGTTCAGACAGTGCCTGAAACTCtcaaagtgcccctgggtgcagCAGTGCGCAAAGCTGAAAACCCACCCATAATCCAAGGACTGCCTGCAGCTCCCAAAGTGCCTACAGCCCCAGTGATGCCGGCAGCACACACAGAGCCTGCAGCTCCCAAAGTGCCTTCCGGTCCAACAAAGCCAGCAGTTTCTGTGATGCCCACCACTGGAAAAGCAGCCATGGATCAACCGGTAACGGAATCGGCATTGACAGCTCAGGTGTTGTCTGCAACTCCAAAGACTCCCACAGCTCAGAAGATGCCTGCAATGAAAACATCACCTGTAGGTCCCCAAACACCCAAAGCTCAAGCCAGGCCTGTGCCTAAATCAGGGTCTACAGCTTCCAAAGCACCTGCAGCTCCCAAAACACCTGTGATCCCCAAAGCACCTGCAACTTCTAAAGCCTCCAGAGCTTCCAAGACGCCTGCACCCCAGAAAGTGCCCACAGATGCAGGGCCCACGTTGGATGTAGCCAAACTTCTGAGTGAGGTCCACCCTTCATCAAGGAGTAGTACATCCTCACCAAAAGGCCAGGCGGCCGGAAGGCAGGGTCCACAGCCCAACAGTACCCTATCCCTCAGCAGCAAGCATCCGTTCCTGATGGAGGGGATCCTGGGGGCTTGGGAAGACACCCCAAGGCAGCCATCTCGCCATCAACAGGCAAGCCACACAGTGACCAGTTTCCAGAGGTACCATGAGGCCCTGAACACACCCTTTGAGTTGAATTTGTCAGGGGAACCTGGAAACCAGGAGTTGCGACGAGTGGTTATTGACGGCAGCAGCGTGGCCATGGT GCATGGCCTCCAGCACTTTTTCTCCTGCCGAGGCATTGCCATGGCAGTGCAGTATTTCTGGAACCGGGGACACCGAGAAGTCACTGTATTTGTGCCCACCTGGCAGCTGAAGAAGAACCGGAGGGTGAGAG AGAGCCACTTCCTGACGAAGCTCCATTCACTCAAGATGCTTTCAATCACCCCTTCCCAGCTGGAGAATGGCAAGAAGATCACCACCTATGATTATAG GTTCATGGTAAAGCTGGCAGAGGAGACAGATGGCATCATTGTCACCAATGAGCAGATTCACATCCTGATGAATAATTCCAAGAAACTGATGGTCAAAAATCG CCTTCTGCCCTTCACCTTTGCGGGGAATCTCTTCATGGTACCAGATGATCCACTGGGCCGAGATGGCCCTACTTTGGATGAGTTTCTGAAGAAGCCAAACAG GTTGGACACAGACATTGGCAACTTCCTGAAGGTGTGGAAGACCCTTCCTCCCAGCTCAGCCCGCATCTCTGAGCTGAGTGATGATGCTGACGCTGGGCCCCTGCAGGAGCCACAGAGTGTGGAAGAAgtcagagaggagaaggaagaacagCAGGAAGAGGAGCCgagggaggagcaggggtggCCAAAGCTGGAAGAGGAGGGGGATGACCTTGACTCTTCCCTGGCATCAGTGTTCCGAGCCGAGTGCCCTTCCCTTTCGGAGGAAATCCTCCGGTGCCTCAGTCTCCACGACCCCCCTGATGGGGCCCTAGATATCGATCTCCTGCCAGGTGTGGCCTCTCCCTACCTGGGCATCCCTTGGGATGGGGGTGCTCCCTGCCAGCAGGTCCTCACCCAGCTGGCCCAGCTGTCCATCCCCAGCAACTTCACCGCGCTTTCCTTCTTTGTGGGGTTCATGGATTCCCATCGGGATGCCATCCCTGACTATGAAGCCCTGATGGGCCCCCTGCACAGCCTCCTAAGGCAGAAGCCAGACTGGCAGTGGGACCGGGAGCATGAAAAGGCCTTCCTGGCCCTGAAGCGAGCCCTGGTGTCCGCCCTCTGCCTGACGGCCCCCAACTCCCAGCTGCCCTTCCGCCTGGAGGtgatggtgagccaagtggcgcTGACAGCCATCCTCCACCAGGAACACTCAGGGAGGAAGCACCCCATCGCCTACACCTCGAAACCCCTCCTCCCCGACGAGGAGAGCGAGGGTCCCCAGTCAGGTGGAGACAGCCCCTATGCGGTGGCCTGGGCCCTCAAGCATTTCTCCCGCTGCATTGGAGACACTCCAGTGGTCCTAGACCTTTGCTATGCCTCCAGGACCACTGCAGACCCTGAGGCAAGGGAGGGCCGCAGGGTTTCCAAAGCGTGGTTGATCCGATGGTCCCTCTTGGTACAGGACAAAGGCAAGAGGGCCCTGGAATTGACCCTTCTCCAGGGCCTGCTGAGGGAAAACCGGCTACTAATGCCAGCTTCCTCAATGCCCCGTTTCTTCCAGGTTCTGCCTCCGTTTTCTGACCTGTCCACTTTTGTCTGCATCCACATGTCCGGCTATTGCTTTTACCGTGAGGATGAGTGGTGTGCTGGCTTTGGTCTCTATGTCCTGTCTCCTACCAGCGCCCCTGTCTCCCTGTCCTTCTCTTGCTCTCCTTACACACCGACCTATGCCCACCTGGCAGCTGTGGCTTGTGGCCTGGAGCGCTTTGGCCAGTCCCAGCTCCCGGTGGTTTTCCTCACCCACTGCAACTGGATCTTCAGCCTCCTTTGGGAGCTCCTGCCCCTCTGGAGGGCGCGGGGCTTCCTATCCTCTGATGGGGCTCAACTACCTCACCCAAGCCTGCTTTCCTACATCATATCCCTCACTTCTGGTCTGTCATCCCTTCCATTTATCTACCGAACCTCCTACCGGGGCTCTCTGTTTGCTGTGACAGTGGATACCCTGGCCAAGCAGGGTGCTCAAGGGGCTGGGCAGTGGTGGAATTTACCAAAGGATGTGCCAGTCCCTGTAGTGACTCCCCATACTATGGGCAAGAAGCCCAACTTGCTGGCATTACAGTTGAGTGACAGCACCCTGGCTGATATCATTGCCAAGCTGCAGGCTGGGCAGAAGTTATCTGGCTCCTCCCCCTTCAGTTCTGCCTTTAACTCCCTCAGCCTTGATAAGGAGACTGGTCTGCTGATGTTCAAGGGAGATAAAAAGCCCAGGGTCTGGGTAGTCCCAACACAACTCCGGAGGGATCTGATTTTCTCGGTGCATGACATCCCCATGGGGGCCCACCAGAGGCCAGAGGAGACCTATAAGAAGCTGAGGTTGCTGGGGTGGTGGCCTGGCATGCAGGAGCATGTGAGAGATTACTGCAGGAGCTGCTTGTTCTGCATCCCCCGCAATCTAGTAGGCAGTGAGTTGAAGGTTATTGAGTCACCTTGGCCCCTCAGGTCTACTGCCCCTTGGTCCAACCTGCAGATAGAGGTGGTGGGTCCAGTAACTGTAAGCGAGGAGGGCCACAAGCATGTGCTCATTGTGGCTGACCCTAACACCAGGTGGGTGGAAGCGTTCCCACTGAGGCCCTACACGCATGTGGCTGTGGCCCAGGTATTGCTTCAGCACGTATTTGCCAGGTGGGGTGTCCCTGTGAGGCTGGAGGCGGCCCAGGGCCCTCAGTTTGCCCGGCATGTCCTGGTGAGCTGTGGGCTGGCCCTGGGAGCGCAGGTGACCACCCTGAGTAGGGACCTCCAGTTCCCCTGCCTGGCGAGCTCAGAGGTCTACTGGGAATTCAAGAGGGCCCTGAAGGAGTTCATCTTCCTACATGGCAAGAAGTGGGCAGCCTCCCTGCCCTTGCTGCACCTGGCCTTCAGGACCTCCTCCTCGGAGGCCACGCCCTTCCAGGTCCTGACTGGGGGTGAGGTGAGGGTGAGTGAGCCCCTGTGGTGGGAGATGAGCAGTGCCAACATCGAAGGGCTTAAGATGGATATCTTCCTGCTACAGCTGATTAGGGAGCTGCTGGATCTCCACTGCAGGGTGGCCGAAAAGGCAAGTGAGAAGGCTGACAACCGGCGTTTCAAACGGGAGAGCCAGGAGAAGGAGTGGAACGTGGGGGACCAGGTCCTCTTGCTGTCCCTCCCCAGGAATGGCAGCAGTGCCAAATGGGTGGGTCCTTTCTATATTGGGGACCGGCTGAGCCTGTCGCTCTATAGAGTGTGGGGCTTCCCGACCCCAGAGAAGCTGGGATGCATCTATCCCAGCAGTCTGATGAAGGCCTTTGCCAAGAATGGCACACCCCTGTCCTTCAAGGTCTTGGAGCAGTGA
- the Cbln3 gene encoding cerebellin-3, with translation MLGARRHWLPDPLHSLGLRVALLLLALGAGLAQEGSEPVLLEGECLVVCEPGRAAAGGPGGAALGEAPPGRVAFAAVRSHHHEPAGETGNGTSGAIYFDQVLVNEGGGFDRASGSFVAPVRGVYSFRFHVVKVYNRQTVQVSLMLNTWPVISAFANDPDVTREAATSSVLLPLDPGDRVSLRLRRGNLLGGWKYSSFSGFLIFPL, from the exons ATGTTGGGAGCAAGAAGACACTGGCTGCCAGATCCCTTGCACAGCCTGGGGCTGCGCGTAGCCCTGTTGCTTCTGGCCCTGGGAGCAGGGTTGGCCCAGGAGGGGTCAGAGCCTGTCCTGCTGGAGGGTGAATGCTTGGTGGTCTGTGAGCCTGGCCGAGCTGCTGCAGGGGGCCCCGGGGGAGCAGCCCTGGGAGAGGCGCCCCCCGGAAGAGTAGCATTTGCTGCAGTTAGAAGCCACCACCATGAGCCAGCAGGGGAGACCGGCAATGGCACCAGCGGGGCTATCTACTTTGACCAG GTCCTGGTGAATGAGGGCGGTGGCTTTGACCGGGCCTCAGGCTCCTTCGTGGCCCCTGTCCGGGGAGTCTACAGCTTCCGGTTCCATGTGGTGAAGGTGTACAATCGCCAAACTGTCCAG GTAAGCCTGATGTTGAATACATGGCCTGTCATCTCAGCCTTTGCCAATGATCCTGATGTGACCCGGGAGGCAGCCACCAGCTCTGTGCTgcttcccctggaccctggggacCGGGTGTCCCTGCGCCTACGTCGGGGGAATCTGCTAGGTGGCTGGAAATACTCAAGTTTCTCTGGCTTCCTCATATTCCCACTCTGA